The Glycine max cultivar Williams 82 chromosome 12, Glycine_max_v4.0, whole genome shotgun sequence genome window below encodes:
- the LOC100793050 gene encoding BEL1-like homeodomain protein 8 gives MSSLRPELHVAQQLRRDKLRIQNSSQQHLQEFSNNNLEHLSLHPGFNLDLLQVRNVRNGNMLDEAAAALYSSEMITFSNPLSAPRNPLECQELMMAQYGSTSFPHSSSTKEQQCEPRNLGASGMVNYNGSNPNNNNSTFYSSELNNNVSSEMGNSEIQIQKQFGEIHYPPSSSSSPPLYHNALQDMAYGVWGGNNNNHGESVLHYGNNELRFGGASLWTHNNSALGFKKINNEQLHDTNHPHQGLSLSLSSNSQQQSSKPCFEERSVVKPPSSPMKLNVLSNNNNNTVYRNVGPLGPFTGYATILKSSRFLRPCQQLLDEWCCQSGSKFAKRGVCDVPEWVSRDVSAASTSATALNVDESAAAKGGGNSGASSSMLYSSIENNNNNNSNNNNNSADGGAASSFCLSSRPECQKNKAKLLYMQEEVTRRYKQYHQQMQMVVQSFESVVGLSSATPYVSLALKSISKHFRCLKNAISDQLKLTCEVLGEDYSIPTTSTGSKFDNNVARLRCMDQNFQKNKSGGANINFLEPQQHVWRPQRGLPERSVAILKAWLFEHFLHPYPTDTDKHMLATQTGLSRNQVSNWFINARVRVWKPMVEEIHMLETKGATEAHQHQTSSKNDQLASASEGSNNQLKSDNQPAHEFGAHALHSHAIPEKQFQCLEMGSSSLAGNEEQHMGMEEDQWSQEKRSKLECQIASTPSMDGTVMGFMPYRRSGLEGLGSVSLTLGLRHGVEGVQQQHLQQEEELRRQFGGHMIHDFVG, from the exons ATGAGCAGCTTAAGGCCCGAATTGCATGTTGCACAACAACTTCGGCGCGACAAATTGAGGATCCAAAACAGTTCCCAACAACACTTGCAAGAGTTCTCCAACAACAACCTTGAACACTTGTCGTTACACCCAGGGTTCAACTTGGATCTCCTTCAAGTAAGAAACGTTCGAAATGGCAACATGCTTGACGAAGCTGCAGCAGCACTTTATTCATCAGAAATGATCACTTTTTCGAACCCTTTATCTGCTCCTAGAAACCCTTTGGAGTGTCAAGAGCTTATGATGGCTCAGTATGGTTCAACTTCGTTTCCTCATTCATCATCCACAAAGGAGCAACAATGTGAACCACGCAACTTAGGTGCTAGTGGGATGGTGAATTATAACGGAAGCaaccccaacaacaacaacagcaccTTTTACTCTTCTGAACTCAATAACAATGTTTCTAGTGAAATGGGCAATAGCGAAATCCAAATTCAGAAGCAGTTTGGTGAAATACATTACCCTCCTTCGTCATCTTCTTCGCCACCACTTTACCATAATGCTTTGCAGGACATGGCTTATGGCGTTTGGGGAgggaataataataatcatggtGAATCTGTGCTTCATTATGGAAACAACGAGTTACGCTTTGGTGGTGCTAGTTTATGGACACATAATAATAGTGCATTGGGTTTCAAGAAGATCAATAATGAACAGTTACATGACACGAATCATCCTCATCAGGGTCTATCATTGTCACTCTCATCAAACTCACAACAACAATCATCCAAGCCGTGTTTTGAAGAAAGGTCTGTTGTGAAACCACCGTCCTCCCCCATGAAGCTGAATGTGCtttcaaacaacaacaacaacactgtTTATCGAAATGTTGGTCCTCTCGGTCCTTTCACTGGTTATGCCACGATTTTGAAGAGTTCAAGGTTCTTGAGGCCGTGCCAACAACTGTTAGATGAGTGGTGCTGTCAATCGGGTTCAAAATTTGCAAAGAGAGGGGTTTGTGATGTTCCAGAGTGGGTCTCTCGAGATGTCAGTGCTGCTTCTACTTCTGCTACTGCTCTTAATGTTGATGAAAGTGCTGCTGCAAAAGGTGGTGGCAATTCGGGTGCTTCATCCTCTATGTTGTATAGTTCAAtcgaaaacaataataataataatagtaataataataataatagcgcTGATGGCGGAGCCGCGAGTAGCTTTTGTCTTTCTTCTCGGCCAGAGTGCCAAAAGAACAAGGCAAAACTACTGTACATGCAAGAGgag GTTACTAGGAGATACAAGCAATACCATCAACAAATGCAGATGGTTGTTCAATCATTCGAGTCAGTGGTGGGTCTTAGTTCGGCTACCCCGTACGTCTCCTTGGCTCTCAAGTCAATATCAAAACACTTCAGGTGCCTAAAAAATGCAATCTCAGATCAACTGAAGCTTACATGTGAAGTCTTGGGAGAGGACTATTCAATACCAACCACAAGTACTGGTAGTAAATTTGACAACAATGTGGCCAGGCTAAGGTGCATGGACcaaaactttcaaaaaaacaaatctGGCGGGGCTAACATAAACTTTCTTGAGCCCCAACAACACGTATGGAGGCCCCAGAGGGGCTTACCAGAACGCTCCGTGGCAATTCTTAAAGCTTGGTTATTTGAGCATTTTCTTCATCC TTACCCCACGGACACTGATAAACACATGTTGGCTACCCAAACGGGTCTATCACGAAACCAG GTATCAAATTGGTTCATAAATGCTCGAGTCCGCGTGTGGAAGCCAATGGTTGAGGAAATACACATGCTTGAAACAAAAGGCGCAACAGAAGCCCACCAACACCAAACCTCTAGTAAAAATGACCAGTTAGCTTCTGCCTCTGAAGGCAGCAACAACCAGCTCAAATCTGATAACCAACCTGCTCACGAGTTTGGCGCGCATGCATTGCATTCACATGCAATCCCTGAAAAGCAATTCCAGTGTTTGGAAATGGGGTCATCTTCCTTGGCTGGCAACGAGGAACAACACATGGGAATGGAAGAAGACCAATGGAGTCAAGAGAAGAGGTCAAAACTGGAGTGCCAGATTGCTTCAACACCAAGCATGGATGGGACAGTGATGGGGTTTATGCCATATCGAAGAAGTGGACTTGAGGGTCTTGGATCAGTGTCACTCACTTTGGGTCTTAGGCATGGTGTTGAAGGTGTGCAACAACAGCATTTGCAACAAGAGGAGGAGCTTAGGCGTCAATTTGGAGGGCATATGATCCATGATTTTGTGGGCTAG